The sequence TCCTCAGCCACGCCCAGTCTAGGTTTGAGGCAGATCTCCAGGGACTGGAGGCGGAGCTTAAAGACTCTCCGGTTACTGATACCGGCGGAGGCTTGGTTCAAAAAACAAATCCTGGATCAAATCCTGTATCTCCTTCTAGTTCTTCTACGACCAATCCATTCCTCTCTCCTACTGCCGGAACAGACATTCTTGAGTTCATAGATCGAGGGTGTAATGAGTTTGTCAGCAGTCTCTGTTTAGTCATTGCCTCCTATCAAGAATTGTTTATCAACCGTCCACAGGAAGGCGAATTAGCTTCAAAGAACATCCCAGAGATGGCTAATGGCAAGCTACATGTGTTTGTGGACACTCTGGCTGCTAGATACTTCTCTCTAGTGGAGAGGAGGATACAGGAAGAGAAGGGAGTGAGTGATAACTCTCTGTTAGTGAGAGCCCTGGATCGCTTCCATCGCAGATTACAGGCCATATCCAAACTACTTCCGGGGTCGGCAGTGCCCAGCCAAGGAACGGAGATAGTGGTGCGGGCAGCTAGAGAGAGAATCAAACAGTACCTGTCCGCCTTACAAACATTCTACCATGACAGCCTTACTGATGTAAGACAGGCTTTGGCTGCACCTCGTCAGTCAGCGGGAGGGGCTAGTGTATCAGGAGGCGGGGCTACAAGTAAAGATGCCACACCCAGTCTGCCAGAACTGCTGACATCCTTATCAAACTTTATTCTGAATCAGTTGAAGTCTGTATTAGCATCAGTGCATCTCTTCACAGCAAAAGACATCACATTCTCCAACAAGCCCTATTTCAAGGTAaagaataaagtaaatatatctaagttttgtattaaaaaagtaCCATGTATGGGACATTTTAGTATAGAACCCTATACAGTAACCCTCTGGTTTTCCTCACTCGGTGGTTAaaacattttcagtcatttttttaaatattaagtatttttgtttagtttagtagAATTTTTATGATACTAGACAATTTTCACCTATAgactaaaataaatctaatttatttaaaacaaatccaaaataagaagaaaattaacTCAGTGTTTAAgttaaaaatagagcaaaactTCCATGAAAGACAATTTGGTGCAATCTGGtggaagaaataaagaaaataagatgtGTATTATGTTATAATCAGTTGATGCCTGTAAACCCTTTTACAtatagaaaatgtgtgtgtgtgtgtgtgtgtgtgtgtgtgtgtgtgtgtgtgtgtgtgtgtatatatacagagagagagagagagaatgagtgtgcAGTGTGTTACCTAGTTGCTTATAAGAGTATTTTCAGTCTTCACTGCGAATACGTTTtgcatttggatatatatttagacattatcaaagacttgtggctgatttgtagattgctctgtattttcatattttccatatttctaattcatttactatggtaatgttactatttttaggaccatttttCTAACCATGTCCATGTTTATTGATGTTCACAAAAATCCCCAAGTTTCATACcaatccagtaaaaaaaaaaaatcttaaaatttatGTGGTTTAAAATAACCAAGTATGTTCCCATGTTTTGGTCACTTTTCTAATATCTCTCATATGTTTCTGTCAGGGTGAGTTTTGCAGTCAGGGTGTGCGTGAGGGCCTGGTGGTGAGCTTTATTAAGTTCATTTGCCAGTCGTCTCGTCAGTACTGTGAGAGCGCAGGTGACAGAGGAGgatccacacctcctgctctccTTCTCTTGCTCTCTCGTCTCTGTCTGGACTATGAGACCTCCACCATCTCCTACATCCTCACACTCACAGATGAACAGTTTCTTGTACAGGTATTCCATATGCATCATATTCTGTTGAAATAAACTCTCTAAATACACTATTCATATTGACCTTTCCTCTCTAAACAGCACCACACTCCAGTCACTCCAGTTACAGCACTGTGTGCAGAGGCCAGAGAAGCTGCTCAGAAATTGCTGAACCACTATGTGAAGGTAACTAAGTAAAAAACTAAGTTCAGCTGTACAGAGTCTTTTATTTCGGGCTAGGATTGCTGTTGGAAAACATTTGTTAAGCAAGTTTTGTTTTGATCCAGGTTCAGGGATTAATCATCAGTCAAATGCTGAGGAAGAGCGTGGAAACGAGAGACTGGGTGAACACCATTGAACCTAGAAATGTCCGGGCTGTAATGAAGAGGGTGGTGGAAGATACCACCTCTATTGATGTGCAGGTGTTGCACCAAAcatttgtttcatatttcatatacaaAAAAGAGTCTAGATATGTAACAGACCATTTGAATCCATGAAAAAAGATACATATCAATACTTAACCATTTGTAGTAACCAATTTTGCCTGCATATGTGCTTACTAGGTGGGACTGCTTTATGAGGAAGGAGTAAGGAAAGCCCACAGCAGTGACTCCAGCAAACGCACCTTCTCTGTGTACAGCAGCTCAAGACAGCAGATCCGCTATG is a genomic window of Cyprinus carpio isolate SPL01 chromosome B10, ASM1834038v1, whole genome shotgun sequence containing:
- the vps51 gene encoding vacuolar protein sorting-associated protein 51 homolog; translation: MSSATTPPDSDPSQRRRVHSMLKHYYGLNEEGKVTEQAESLDPCDINGPHFDPEVYLNKLRMECSLGELMDHESCMVKQIRSLDSDMQTLVYENYNKFISATDTIRKMKNDFKKMEDEMDCLSANMAAITEFSAHISGTLQDQHAQITKLSGVHTLLRKLQFLFELPARLNKCLELQAYAQAVSAHRRARCVLQQYSHMPSFRGIQDDCHVIMEQLAQQLRQKFRDGGSSAKDLSECVELLLQLDEPAEELCDKFLSHAQSRFEADLQGLEAELKDSPVTDTGGGLVQKTNPGSNPVSPSSSSTTNPFLSPTAGTDILEFIDRGCNEFVSSLCLVIASYQELFINRPQEGELASKNIPEMANGKLHVFVDTLAARYFSLVERRIQEEKGVSDNSLLVRALDRFHRRLQAISKLLPGSAVPSQGTEIVVRAARERIKQYLSALQTFYHDSLTDVRQALAAPRQSAGGASVSGGGATSKDATPSLPELLTSLSNFILNQLKSVLASVHLFTAKDITFSNKPYFKGEFCSQGVREGLVVSFIKFICQSSRQYCESAGDRGGSTPPALLLLLSRLCLDYETSTISYILTLTDEQFLVQHHTPVTPVTALCAEAREAAQKLLNHYVKVQGLIISQMLRKSVETRDWVNTIEPRNVRAVMKRVVEDTTSIDVQVGLLYEEGVRKAHSSDSSKRTFSVYSSSRQQIRYAPSYTPSAPMDTNLLSNIHKLFSERIDIFSPVEFNKVSVLTGIIKISLKTFLECVRLRTFGRYGLQQIQVDCHYLQMYLWRFVSDENLVHFLLDEIVGSAAHRCLDPSPMEQSVIEVICERG